The Kogia breviceps isolate mKogBre1 chromosome 8, mKogBre1 haplotype 1, whole genome shotgun sequence DNA window ACCAGGGGTACATCACTGCCAACCATGCCTAGCCCTGGGCACTGCCTGCCCAGGACAAAGGGCTCAGCTGACCCTGCTCCTGCCCAACACATTCTCAGCACAGTTATGGTCTCTGTGTCTGAAGACACTGGGAAGCCTAGAGAACTCCTGAGAGGCCTTCATACACACTTGTATATGTCTTGCATATGTCTGCACACCTGGGTAtatccctatatatatatacaggcacAACCCCATTCACCCCTCCTATCAAGGAACATCACTCTTACACTAATCCCCAAGTACCTCCCCCATGGCCCTCTCTGTCCTTACGCATCTGTGCATAGCTGAGGTCTTGCACATGTACATACCTGGGCACACCTGCACACTGAGAAGGAAGTCCTGTAGGGCTTTGGTATCCTGGCCACTGGCCACCCATTCCAGTCCACGACTAATCAGGGCGGCTGCCCGAAGCTGTTGTAGTGCCACATCTGATGTACACCCCTGCTCACAGCTGGAAGCAGGCCCTGGGGACCACTCCCAAAGTCAAGACATGTGTTCCCAGCCACAATGTCACCAACACCTCAAGTCCCCTCTCTATCTCTTGTGTTTGGAGTCCCTTTCTCTTAAATCTCCTGGTGGGCTAGGACACATGGAAAGGAAGCCACCACCACCACAGAGGAAAACTGAGAGTCTAGATCACCTTGTTCTTTATCCTTGGGTGTGGCCTGGAAGAGCAGCTCAAGGCACCTGAAGTGGGACACAGAGCAGGGGTAAAGAAGAGTCAACCTCAGAAACTCTAGGGTTAGTAGATAAGAATGGAGCTCACCAACTCAGGTCCCAATTAGAAAATTATTCCTCCACATTTCCCGGAGGGTCCTGGTTGGCTTCCTGGGCTCACCGGCTAAATTCACTAATTGCCTCCTTTTGGGCCCCCAGTTGCACCCAAGCTTGGCCCTGAAGCAGATAGGTTGCAGACACCCAGGGTGAGCAGTGTGGTAACTCTTTGGTTCCTCTTCTGGCATCTTCCCACAGCCGGGGCCTCTTGGGAAGCAGGGATGACATGCGGCTAAGCAGCTCCTCACACACGGTCAAAGCATCCTGGGCTCGGCCTGCCTGAATCAGCGCTGCTGCTGCCTCCAAGAACACCTCAGGCACACAGGGCCCTggggggcatgggggtggggagaactggggtgggaggagaatGCAGTGTCTTGAAGAGACATGAGCCACCACCCCCAACCTCTTCACCAGGCTCTGGTATCATGCAGAGACCACCCATTGCTTGCTGCCCGGATCCCCCTTCCTCTGGGAACCTTCCCGGTCTGGTGCCCCAGATTGGAAAGAACAGCAGAGGAAAAGTCAGAAAAAAGCACTCCTGCTCTACTCCAAAGGAGACTCCAACCCTTCCACCCCATTGCAGAGAACCACGACCCACCTTTGACTCCGAGCCATCCAGCAACAGGGCCAGCAGGTCCAGGTAATGTTCTGCAGCATTCTCTGCCCTGAAGAGTCATAACCCATGAGCCTCACCTTAGACCACAGCAGGGCACTCCAAGGGCTTTTTGCTAAGGAcactggggtgtggggagggcgAGGTTTGGGGACTCCAACACTGGCTCAATATGGATCTCTACTACTTACAGACTGGATTTGGGAGAGGACTTTAGAATTTTCAAGATACAGGAGGTTAGTGTCTGGGTAAAGAATCCTCAGTTCAGGTCCAGGAGCAAGGCAGGAAGCTGAGAGTGGAGACCCATGTCCTGCCCCTGACTTGTCCATCCCCCCAGCTCATAAGAACAAAAGCAGAGTCACAGCACAGGGGAGGCGTCAGAAGTGGGAAGAGGAGCTCAGGTGAGCAAGGTGAACCTCACCTTCCCGTCTGTAGGCATCGGCTTGCTAGCAGGTACTTGGCCTGGCTCTGTGTGCCACAGTGAAGGGGTGAGGCTGGGTCAGGTCGTGGGAGTAGTAACTCTACCTCAATGAGAAGCTGTGGGGCTTCAGGGATATGAGCGACACTCAAGGCCTagagagaacaaaaagaagaacGTATATCTATAATCTCTGGGAACCATACTTCCTTCTACTTATACCTTGACTAGTTACCCCAACACAAGCATCTCAGCAGTCCCCGTATCTTTGCCTGACACAGTTCCTTACCTCAACCAGCAGCTCCAGACACTCAATCTCTGCTGCCGTGTTCTCCAGTTGCCGATACAGCCTGGAGGCCTCCAGAAGCGGGGGACCGCAGGTTGATTCCCCTTTCAGGGCTGTGACCAAGTACAGCAGAGCTCTCTGTGGACTGCCCTAGAGGGGTGAGAGGACACAAGCCTCAGCTACCCTCACAAAGCAGAAAGCTGCTCCTAACACCCCTGGTTTCCCCAACCCACCCTAGGACTGTCTTTACCATCTTACGAAGACAGGTCCCCAGGGCTGTGTACACCTGGACCAACACAGGCCGTGGGCACAGACCTGAGGCCGCTTCATGCAGGCTGCTCAGTGCCCTGGGCAGGTTCCCTGTGATCAGCTCCTGGAGGCCTGTGGGCAACCAGGGTGTAAGTTTAGAGAGGCCAATAGGGCAGGGGGCATGATGGAGAAGAAGAGCACAGAGAAGCTCTACTGAGCTGAAGGGTAGAGGATAGAGAAGACATGAGCCCAGAGGACCCCTTAAgacagggagtggggaggaagggacaAGTCAGATTGCTAGCTGGCCTTGGCGATAAGCAAATGCTGTCAGAAGGACACCCCTCAAGTCCTGGGCATCCTGCAGGGTCAATGGAGCATCTGACTCCTCAGCTGGGGGCTTCCAAGTTTTCAGGAGCAGCAGCAGATCCTCAGAGGCCCTGCTCTGGGAAAAGAAGGATGATCAGACGTTCCAAGCCTGTAACTAGCCCTTCACCTATCTCAGTCCACCCTGGCTGGACTTTGAACTTAAGGATTCTCCTGATTCTTGTTTCCTCAATTCTAAGAAATCAATAGCTGTGGGGCAAGGATAAAGGGAGGACGAAAAACCTGGGGCAGAGATGATCGATTTTAATGAGTCTCCTCACTCAGGACAAGCCCACGAGGACACAGGGCAACGACCATGTTTGGGTTACTGATGAAAAGACTGAGACTGGGAGGTGACTTCAACAAGGTCCCGAGAGCTCTAATTCTACCCAAGATAATCAAGCTCCCAAGAGAATCCCTCCAATGAGGAACAAACCAGAGCAAGGTCACCTAAGAGTCCCTGAGAGAACCTGGGTCTTCTGAACACCAACCCAGCAGCCTTTCCAACACATAATGATGATACTGCAGCtaggaaggatgggaggagaaAAGAGATCCTTAGGTCCAGATCACTACCTGAATTACCTGGCTAACATTCAGGGTCTGCAGCAGCAAGGTCAGGTCCCCAAGACGGTCAGTGCTCAGCCAAAGGGCAGCCTGCAGGCCAGCAAGGTGGTGAAGAGCAGGGAGCAGTTCCGGCAGAAGGGAGGAAACACGGAGGACAGAGTCCCACAGCCCCGTGAGCCCATGTTCCAGCCTGGTCTTCAGCtgctcctgggtctccagcactgtagagtacacacacacatacagctgAGGTGAGACCTCATCTCTGGCTTTTCTTCTCTGCAGGAGCCCAAAGGTCACAAAGGTGCTCCTGGTCCGAGGAGCACATGGAGGATCAGAGAAGGGCATCTCCATGGAGGTGACAGATTATGTTGCTCCTCCTATCCCCCTTGCAAGAACTTAAGCCCAGCCTGAGGCTGGCAGGGGCATGAAAGGCAATCTCTGGCTCTCACCTCTCTCTAGGCCCTGCTGGATATCCTGTGCCAGGTCCTCAGTGAAACCCTGGGCCAGGCTTGCCCTCAGGGTAATGAAATTGCAGATGACAGTCAGTTCCAAGGGGAGAACAGAAACAGACGCAGGGAGCCCTGGAGCAAGAAATGCTGGTCTCACAGGCCACTCTCAGGTGAAAGAGACCACCCCACCACAACCAAAATGGCCTCAATAAAGAACCCACCCTtcggagacttccctggtggtgcagtggttaagaatccgcctgccaatgtaggggacatgggttcgagccccggtctgggaggatcccacatgctgcggagcatctaagcccgtgcgccacaactactgagcctgcgctctagagcccgcgagccacaactactgaagcctgcgcacctagagcccgtgctccgcaacaagagaagccaccgcaatgaggggCCCGCGCATCACAaccaagagtggcccccactcgctgcaactggagagggcccacacgtagcaacaaagacccaacgcagccaaaaaaaagaaaaaagaaaaagaatccaccCTTTGGACAGAGAATTTGGAAAGGGCAGAAGGTTTTCCAAATTGACCATCCTGGAGACCACTTCTTCAAATGctactgtgtgtgcgtgtgtgtgagagagtaAGGAGAGAGATTCACCTGTATAAAGACGATTCCATTCCAGTCCTGTCTGTGCCTTAAACAGAACCCCTTACCCCCTGAGTAACCTCCTCGATCCCAGAAATGCAGAAGAGGAGCTAGTCTCTGGCTGGGGAAGGCATTACTTACCCTGCAGACTATGGAGGAGTCCACGGAGCCCTTCCAGTGCATCTTGAGCCAACTGCTGTCGCCTCGGAGACAGACCCGAGTCCTGAGCAACCTAACAAATATGGGGTGGGGTacagtccttccctctccccttgcagCTGTGGCAAGGGATGTCATTCTCCAGCCCTTTCTGGCTCTTTAGGGGAGGTCACGCTCAGCCCCTCCCCATCGGCCAGGGTAAATCCACTGCAAACCCCTTTCCTGGTATTTTGGGGTTGCAAAGCGAGGGTCCCAGCAACCGCGTTACCTTGGCCTGTTGAACTAGTTGGTCATTATTTTCCCTCCACAGGTCCAGGCAGCTGGCGTGTGAGGCTGAAGAGCCCGGAGgggtcctgtgagccatggcggccGAGACTGGGCCCAGACACCTGAAGGGGGCCGCTGAAGGGTAAGCCTGGCTCCTCCGACGCCCCACTGGGAGCGGAGAGGCCCGTGCACTCCCGCACCCCGCTAAGGCTCCTTTGCTCCCCTCGGGGTTCCAGCCGGGTCGACCTACCCTTTCCGGGAGAAACGGACACCCCGCTGGCGGCCTGGCGGGGCTTCTACCTCCGCCTCTTCCACCCGCTCCTGATTGGCCCGGCCGGCAAAATGCTCGGCTGCGGTTGGTCGTCTTCAAGGGTTACTCCCCGCGGGAAACTGGAAGAGGAAACGAGTCGGGGCCAGAccggagaggaaggcagaggcgGGCCAGAGGCCGGGGGCGTGCCTGAGGGGGTAGGTCATACGGCTCGCTGTTCCGTTGCTCAGCCCTCGCGGAGGCCAAAGCCTTAAGTCGACCTCAAAAACCCGGAACCCGCGGCTCAGCCCTTCCCTCGCCGCCACACATCCAGGTCGGCCGGAGATTTCCCGCGCCGCGGAGGGCTGGCCCGCGCGATGCACGCTGGGAGTTGTAGTACCGCCGGGAGCCGCCACGAAAGGTCCAGCCCCAGAATTGTCTTTTTGAAAAGTGTCTTTTTGAAAAGAACTGACCTGAGACCAAGGCCCTCGGTAATCGGCCCATCCTATCTCTGCTCACCATGGAGTGCCAACACGCTCACCACAGTCTGCTCAACAACGTGCAGTCCGACTAGCTGGCAGCGCAGCCCTGTgcctgtgcagcctgccctgCTCAAATATACCTGCCCAGTCCTTGCAACATATGGAGGTAGGAGAATTGGAGATCCGTAcgcaaagaagaaacaagctgcGACGCTTGCCATCTATAAAGTCAACtcaaaattggacttcattaaaattaaaaactcttgtgctacaaagccaccatcaagAAAATTCAAAGATATAAGTCAAACTGTTAGCTGGACCCCTTAAACTTAtccagtgatgtatgtcaattatatctcaataaactgggaaaacaagaaaattcaaagatgtcaattatacctcaataaaaaaagaaataaaactcaaagGTCACAaagtgggagaaattatttgcaaatcatatacgtCATCTTTC harbors:
- the FANCG gene encoding Fanconi anemia group G protein, which encodes MAHRTPPGSSASHASCLDLWRENNDQLVQQAKVAQDSGLSPRRQQLAQDALEGLRGLLHSLQGLPASVSVLPLELTVICNFITLRASLAQGFTEDLAQDIQQGLERVLETQEQLKTRLEHGLTGLWDSVLRVSSLLPELLPALHHLAGLQAALWLSTDRLGDLTLLLQTLNVSQSRASEDLLLLLKTWKPPAEESDAPLTLQDAQDLRGVLLTAFAYRQGLQELITGNLPRALSSLHEAASGLCPRPVLVQVYTALGTCLRKMGSPQRALLYLVTALKGESTCGPPLLEASRLYRQLENTAAEIECLELLVEALSVAHIPEAPQLLIEVELLLPRPDPASPLHCGTQSQAKYLLASRCLQTGRAENAAEHYLDLLALLLDGSESKFSPPPCPPGPCVPEVFLEAAAALIQAGRAQDALTVCEELLSRMSSLLPKRPRLWEDARRGTKELPHCSPWVSATYLLQGQAWVQLGAQKEAISEFSRCLELLFQATPKDKEQGPASSCEQGCTSDVALQQLRAAALISRGLEWVASGQDTKALQDFLLSVQVCPGNQDASFHLLQTLRRLDRRDEATALWRRLEAQTGLPQENAAWSLPLYLETCLGWIHPPDRETLLEEFRTSLLETCDL